The Streptomyces cynarae genome contains a region encoding:
- a CDS encoding alpha/beta fold hydrolase, with amino-acid sequence MKIERTDLPPYRHRLLLAGAAALGTAVPAFSAPSAAADGPARPHPHEGRPTIVLIHGAFADASSWNAVVERLQRRGHHVLAPAVPLRGLTSDAAYIGSVLDTVPGPIVLVGHSYGGSVISLAAAGRPRVKALVYIAAFVPEIGESALELTDKYPGSTLAQATSAQYYPLPGGGQGEELVIEKKLFREQFAAGVPITTAQVMALGQRPIALAALREKATTAAWKKIPSWYLVATEDRNIPPVAEQWMAERAGAHTIRVRAPHAVAVSDPSPVTELILRAVRSTR; translated from the coding sequence GTGAAGATTGAACGCACCGATCTCCCGCCGTACCGTCACCGTCTCCTCCTGGCCGGCGCGGCGGCTCTGGGCACCGCCGTGCCCGCCTTCTCGGCCCCGTCGGCGGCGGCCGACGGGCCGGCTCGTCCGCACCCGCACGAGGGCAGACCCACCATCGTTCTGATCCACGGCGCGTTCGCCGACGCCTCCAGCTGGAACGCCGTCGTCGAACGGCTGCAGCGGCGGGGCCACCACGTCCTGGCACCGGCGGTGCCGCTGCGCGGGCTGACGAGCGACGCCGCCTACATCGGCAGTGTTCTGGACACCGTTCCGGGCCCGATCGTGCTGGTGGGCCACTCCTATGGCGGATCGGTCATCAGCCTCGCCGCGGCCGGCCGCCCCCGCGTCAAGGCGCTCGTCTACATAGCCGCTTTCGTGCCGGAGATCGGCGAGAGCGCGCTGGAGCTCACCGACAAGTATCCCGGCAGCACTCTGGCGCAGGCCACCTCGGCCCAGTACTACCCGCTGCCCGGAGGCGGACAGGGTGAGGAACTGGTCATCGAGAAGAAGCTCTTCCGGGAGCAGTTCGCGGCCGGTGTGCCGATCACGACCGCTCAGGTGATGGCCCTGGGACAGCGTCCCATCGCCCTTGCCGCGCTCCGGGAGAAGGCCACCACCGCCGCCTGGAAGAAGATCCCCAGCTGGTACCTCGTGGCCACCGAGGACCGCAACATCCCGCCGGTGGCCGAGCAGTGGATGGCCGAACGCGCCGGCGCCCACACCATCAGGGTCCGCGCACCGCACGCGGTCGCCGTGAGCGATCCGAGCCCCGTCACCGAGCTGATCCTGAGAGCGGTCCGCTCGACACGCTGA
- a CDS encoding helix-turn-helix transcriptional regulator, which translates to MPGDRAAEPVLAGRDTHVAVIRAALTDIASTGTSVLLRGDPGMGKTALLKVAEAEARRAGLRVLRMTGAEAECGLPFAALHQVLWPLLDDVQALAEEQRDALERALGVREGAPPEGFTVAGAALSLLAHAAARRPVVVLLDDLQWADPSSTAVFGYIQRNLAPLPVVVIGARRHLTAVARRDPVPAWEEGNDTEGLPGRVLGLEPLDERQAELLLSTLHPHLPDQARRRVLRAAGGNPLALNELPVHMRTAAAAGPAHLADPRATGVTELFDELPLGERLGRLYEDRVRALPDGTRRLLLVVALGGSFAQSVRLLRGLADRAAGTSWTEVRDQMHASGLAHAEPASDRVAFHHPLVRACLVHLASPAERRAAHRLIADALPVRSPRRIMHLAAAAIGTDGELAALVHAEADAMAAQGGPAEAAGMMARAAGLSPDAESRTVRLVTAAAMAARGGRLHLAAELVAEAETEARPGRPEPADLYAFAVACTRLQLDADPAPAIELLPEVLDRPAAVVARQQRAALLEPLLFLLLVVAVHTGDERAWAACELQVADACEPAVLCRQAWSGPSRAVHDVPRRLRAAVAALPEHREASAARLLLWAAAAVDAVGDDDELWSLFGGRHAYASQAFIDIVRAHDDFLHGRWDASLETSRRGAETSGAFGYAFNETLFQLNSAQVLAARGDRAGLAALETAVGTSARERRLRLVTERLQALKVVCALGHGRTDEAWQHAQSLTPPGTVPSRAPWFHLSLVDRVQAAVDNGRRAEARRHLRAVDAAGIARTSPHHGFLVAVAEALAADDEEAEQRFEAVYALPGADTWPFPLARARLAHGAWLRRQGRPGPAAAHCEAALGAFTRLGATPWAAQASRELDAVNGSSRTPGDGTAHHPLLSARELRIAELAAEGLTNRQIAERLGLSPRTVGTHLYKIFPKLGVTTRAGVARALEETREAPWPGPRAR; encoded by the coding sequence ATGCCCGGTGACCGTGCGGCCGAACCGGTCCTGGCCGGACGGGACACCCATGTCGCGGTCATCCGCGCGGCCCTAACTGATATCGCCTCCACCGGGACGTCGGTGCTCCTGCGCGGCGATCCCGGCATGGGGAAGACCGCGCTGCTGAAGGTGGCCGAGGCCGAGGCCCGTCGCGCCGGTCTGCGCGTCCTGCGGATGACCGGCGCCGAAGCGGAGTGCGGGTTGCCGTTCGCCGCCCTGCACCAGGTGCTCTGGCCGCTGCTCGACGACGTGCAGGCTCTCGCGGAGGAGCAGCGCGACGCACTGGAACGGGCGTTGGGCGTACGCGAGGGCGCACCCCCCGAGGGGTTCACGGTGGCGGGCGCCGCCCTCTCCCTGCTCGCCCACGCCGCCGCCCGCCGACCCGTCGTCGTACTTCTGGACGACCTGCAGTGGGCCGACCCGTCCAGCACCGCCGTGTTCGGGTACATCCAGCGGAATCTCGCTCCCCTGCCCGTCGTCGTCATCGGGGCGAGGCGGCACCTGACGGCCGTGGCCCGGAGGGATCCGGTCCCGGCCTGGGAGGAAGGGAACGACACCGAGGGGTTGCCGGGCCGGGTGCTCGGCCTGGAGCCGCTGGACGAGCGGCAGGCCGAACTGCTGCTGAGCACCCTCCACCCGCACCTGCCCGACCAGGCGCGCCGCCGCGTGCTGCGCGCCGCGGGGGGCAACCCGCTCGCGCTGAACGAACTTCCGGTGCACATGCGGACGGCGGCCGCGGCCGGCCCCGCCCATCTGGCAGACCCACGGGCAACCGGCGTCACCGAGCTGTTCGACGAACTGCCCCTGGGCGAGCGCCTCGGGCGCCTGTACGAGGACAGGGTGCGCGCCCTGCCGGACGGCACCCGGCGTCTGCTGCTGGTGGTGGCACTGGGCGGCTCGTTCGCGCAGAGCGTCCGCCTGCTGCGCGGCCTGGCGGACCGGGCGGCGGGAACGTCCTGGACGGAGGTCCGGGACCAGATGCATGCCTCCGGCCTGGCCCACGCCGAGCCGGCGTCGGACCGCGTGGCCTTCCACCATCCGCTGGTGCGTGCCTGCCTGGTGCACCTCGCCTCGCCGGCCGAACGCCGGGCGGCCCACCGGCTGATCGCGGACGCCCTCCCCGTGCGGAGCCCGCGGCGGATCATGCACTTGGCGGCCGCCGCCATCGGCACCGACGGCGAGCTGGCCGCGCTGGTGCACGCGGAGGCCGACGCCATGGCCGCCCAGGGCGGACCCGCCGAGGCGGCGGGAATGATGGCACGCGCGGCGGGTCTCAGCCCGGACGCGGAGAGCCGGACGGTGCGACTCGTCACCGCCGCGGCGATGGCGGCACGCGGCGGACGGCTGCACCTGGCGGCGGAACTCGTCGCCGAGGCCGAGACCGAGGCCCGCCCGGGGAGGCCCGAACCCGCCGACCTGTACGCGTTCGCCGTCGCCTGCACCCGGCTCCAGTTGGACGCCGACCCGGCACCGGCGATCGAATTGCTGCCCGAGGTCCTGGACCGGCCGGCCGCGGTTGTTGCCAGGCAGCAACGCGCGGCCCTGCTCGAACCGCTGCTCTTCCTGCTCCTGGTCGTCGCCGTGCACACCGGGGACGAGCGGGCGTGGGCCGCCTGTGAACTCCAGGTCGCGGACGCCTGCGAGCCGGCGGTGCTGTGCCGGCAGGCATGGTCCGGCCCCTCCCGCGCCGTCCACGACGTGCCGCGCCGGCTGCGCGCCGCGGTCGCGGCTCTGCCCGAGCACCGGGAGGCCTCCGCTGCCCGGCTCCTGCTGTGGGCGGCCGCCGCCGTCGACGCCGTCGGCGACGACGACGAGCTGTGGAGCCTCTTCGGGGGCCGGCACGCGTACGCCTCCCAGGCCTTCATCGACATCGTCCGCGCCCACGACGACTTCTTGCACGGCCGCTGGGACGCGTCCCTCGAGACCTCCCGCCGGGGCGCCGAGACCTCCGGTGCCTTCGGGTACGCGTTCAACGAGACGCTGTTCCAGCTGAACTCGGCGCAGGTCCTGGCCGCCCGTGGGGACCGCGCCGGTCTCGCCGCGCTGGAGACCGCCGTCGGGACCTCGGCCCGCGAGCGGCGCCTGCGCCTCGTCACCGAGCGCCTGCAGGCGCTCAAGGTGGTGTGTGCGCTCGGCCATGGCCGGACCGACGAGGCATGGCAGCATGCGCAGAGCCTCACCCCGCCCGGGACCGTCCCGTCCCGCGCCCCCTGGTTCCATCTGTCGCTCGTCGACCGGGTGCAGGCCGCGGTCGACAACGGACGGAGGGCGGAGGCCCGGCGCCACCTGCGGGCGGTGGATGCGGCCGGAATCGCCCGCACGTCCCCCCACCACGGCTTCCTGGTCGCGGTCGCCGAAGCCCTCGCCGCCGACGACGAGGAGGCGGAGCAGCGGTTCGAGGCCGTGTACGCCCTCCCGGGCGCCGACACATGGCCCTTTCCGCTCGCCCGGGCCCGTCTGGCGCACGGCGCGTGGCTCCGGCGACAGGGCCGACCCGGGCCCGCCGCGGCTCACTGCGAGGCCGCGCTCGGCGCCTTCACCCGCCTCGGTGCCACACCCTGGGCCGCACAGGCGTCCCGGGAGCTCGACGCGGTGAACGGGAGCAGCCGAACGCCCGGCGACGGAACCGCACACCACCCCCTGCTGTCCGCGCGGGAGCTGAGGATCGCCGAACTGGCCGCCGAGGGCCTGACCAACCGTCAGATCGCCGAGCGGCTCGGTCTGTCACCGCGTACGGTCGGCACCCATCTGTACAAGATCTTCCCCAAGCTGGGCGTCACGACTCGTGCAGGAGTGGCCCGTGCGCTGGAGGAGACCCGGGAAGCGCCCTGGCCAGGGCCGCGCGCGAGGTGA
- a CDS encoding AAA family ATPase produces the protein MERGPGDTALVGRRRERALLERSLERARSAAGGSATVLRGDAGIGKTALLDWTAARAEGSGFTVLRAAGSEAEVGIAFGALHQVLRPLLENSRALPRPQRAALEGALGLRDGLPSGGFMVGASALALLAEEARRRPVLMLVDDLHWVDSSSAAVFLFLHQRITGLRTVMVCAGRPDGSALDGWPAHPVDLGALSGDDSRALLRRWHPGLATATAERVMEEAAGNPLALAELPGQLAREHREGVVPLPERLPLGQRLEALFVRRLRSLPAEAARALLVAALDGPAGGSGVIREPAPGQHGTEGVLEPIEAGGLARLDHTGRLVFRHPLVRSAVIASASRSELRAAHRTLAERLPEDDPRRLLHEASAAEGPAELLAARLQKAGTRIALRGGDAEGALLLDRAAALSVDPENRVRRLTWAAVMSARGGRLAYAARLVKEIERGPVPRDVAPLFAYAVVYVDQSHHVDFASSFSLLPGAMAALTAPGASAPGDLVEQMFFKLLLASAYTGEPRGWETLERYRELVSPAAGLCHRAWADPPRTAQGAEAELRAMVTRRAAGRDTGNAWLLLWAASAVDGADANLLRLFGGEHAYATSGSVAKARCYQAFLRGRWDAAEDCAREADTAEELGYHCNALLFRLYHAHFLAGRGDEQGLSAVRERIEPAASRARMRFVTDRLDHLQALVALAHGRHEEAYDRLRRMMPPGSLPRGPAWFHLPFFDFVVASLRCGRREEALARVAAGRAARMDGVSAHHAFLLAAASALTADDDAADAAYAAAYAVPGAGRWVFELARLRLAHGSWLGRRGRGAEAEELLRTAFRTFRELRAAPWVEQCRAELRAVRRSARTAESDADALTPQELRIARLVATGLTNKEVGAALHLSPRTVGAHLYRIFPKLGITSRAALARALPGSPPAHGPLLHES, from the coding sequence GTGGAGAGGGGTCCGGGCGACACGGCGCTGGTCGGCAGGCGGCGTGAGCGCGCGCTGCTGGAGCGGTCCCTGGAGCGGGCCCGGTCCGCGGCGGGCGGCTCGGCGACGGTGCTGCGCGGCGACGCCGGCATCGGGAAGACGGCGTTGCTCGACTGGACGGCCGCACGCGCCGAGGGCAGTGGCTTCACGGTCCTGCGGGCGGCGGGGAGCGAGGCTGAGGTCGGCATCGCCTTCGGGGCACTGCACCAGGTGCTCCGGCCGTTGCTGGAGAACTCCCGGGCGCTGCCCCGGCCGCAACGGGCGGCCCTGGAAGGGGCGTTGGGACTGCGGGACGGACTTCCCTCCGGCGGGTTCATGGTCGGCGCGTCCGCGCTGGCTCTGCTCGCGGAGGAGGCGCGCCGCCGTCCGGTGCTGATGCTGGTGGACGACCTGCACTGGGTGGACTCCTCCAGTGCCGCGGTGTTCCTGTTCCTGCACCAGCGGATCACCGGCCTGCGGACCGTCATGGTGTGCGCCGGCCGCCCCGACGGCTCGGCGCTGGACGGATGGCCCGCGCACCCGGTGGATCTCGGTGCGCTGTCGGGTGACGACTCCCGTGCGCTGCTGCGGCGCTGGCATCCGGGGCTGGCGACCGCCACCGCCGAGCGGGTGATGGAGGAGGCTGCGGGCAACCCTCTGGCACTGGCCGAGTTGCCCGGCCAGCTGGCGCGGGAGCACCGCGAGGGCGTCGTGCCGCTGCCGGAACGGTTGCCCCTCGGACAGCGGCTGGAAGCGCTCTTCGTACGACGGCTGCGCTCGCTCCCCGCGGAGGCGGCGAGGGCGTTGCTGGTCGCCGCCCTGGACGGCCCGGCGGGCGGGAGCGGCGTGATCCGGGAGCCGGCGCCGGGTCAGCACGGCACGGAAGGGGTCCTCGAGCCGATCGAGGCAGGCGGGCTGGCGCGCCTCGACCACACCGGGCGGCTGGTGTTCCGGCATCCGCTGGTGCGCAGCGCCGTGATCGCCTCCGCCTCCCGCTCGGAGCTGCGGGCCGCCCATCGGACGCTGGCGGAGCGCCTGCCCGAGGACGACCCGCGCCGGCTGCTGCACGAGGCGTCTGCCGCCGAGGGACCGGCAGAACTCCTCGCCGCGCGGCTCCAGAAGGCCGGCACGCGCATCGCGCTGCGCGGTGGCGACGCGGAAGGGGCGCTGCTCCTCGACCGCGCGGCGGCTCTCAGCGTCGACCCCGAGAACCGAGTGAGGCGGCTGACCTGGGCGGCCGTGATGTCGGCCCGGGGCGGGCGCCTGGCGTACGCGGCGCGGCTGGTGAAGGAGATCGAGCGGGGACCGGTGCCGAGGGATGTCGCACCGCTGTTCGCCTATGCGGTCGTGTACGTCGACCAGAGCCACCACGTCGACTTCGCGTCGTCGTTCTCACTGCTGCCGGGGGCTATGGCCGCGCTCACCGCGCCCGGCGCGTCGGCCCCGGGCGACCTCGTGGAACAGATGTTCTTCAAGCTGCTGCTGGCCTCCGCGTACACGGGCGAGCCCCGGGGCTGGGAGACGCTGGAGCGCTACCGGGAGCTCGTCTCCCCCGCCGCAGGCCTGTGCCACCGCGCCTGGGCGGACCCGCCGCGCACGGCGCAGGGAGCGGAGGCGGAGCTGCGGGCCATGGTGACGCGCCGGGCGGCCGGGCGCGACACGGGCAACGCCTGGCTGCTGCTGTGGGCGGCGTCGGCGGTGGACGGTGCCGACGCGAACCTGTTGCGGCTCTTCGGCGGGGAGCACGCCTACGCCACTTCGGGGTCCGTCGCGAAGGCGCGGTGCTACCAGGCGTTCCTGCGGGGTCGTTGGGATGCCGCCGAGGACTGTGCGCGCGAGGCCGACACCGCGGAGGAGCTCGGCTACCACTGCAACGCCCTGCTCTTCAGGCTCTATCACGCGCACTTCCTCGCGGGCCGCGGTGACGAGCAGGGGCTGAGCGCGGTGCGGGAGCGCATCGAGCCGGCCGCGTCCCGGGCCCGGATGCGCTTCGTCACGGACCGTCTGGACCACCTTCAGGCCCTCGTCGCCCTGGCGCACGGCCGGCACGAGGAGGCGTACGACCGTCTGCGGCGCATGATGCCGCCCGGCTCCCTGCCGCGCGGACCGGCCTGGTTCCACCTGCCCTTCTTCGACTTCGTGGTCGCGAGCCTGCGCTGCGGTCGGCGGGAGGAGGCGCTCGCCCGGGTGGCGGCCGGGCGGGCAGCACGGATGGACGGCGTCTCCGCCCACCACGCCTTCCTGCTGGCCGCGGCGAGCGCGCTGACGGCCGACGACGATGCGGCGGACGCGGCCTACGCGGCGGCCTACGCCGTGCCGGGCGCCGGCCGATGGGTCTTCGAGCTCGCTCGGCTGCGGCTGGCGCACGGTTCCTGGCTGGGGCGGCGGGGGCGCGGGGCCGAGGCGGAGGAGCTGTTGCGCACCGCCTTCCGCACCTTCCGCGAGCTGCGGGCCGCCCCCTGGGTGGAGCAGTGCCGGGCCGAACTGCGTGCCGTCCGCCGCTCCGCCCGGACCGCGGAGAGCGACGCCGACGCGCTCACGCCCCAGGAGCTGCGCATCGCCCGGCTGGTCGCCACCGGCCTGACGAACAAGGAGGTCGGCGCCGCCCTGCACCTGTCGCCCCGCACGGTCGGGGCGCACCTCTACCGGATCTTCCCCAAACTCGGCATCACCTCGCGCGCGGCCCTGGCCAGGGCGCTTCCCGGGTCTCCTCCAGCGCACGGGCCACTCCTGCACGAGTCGTGA
- a CDS encoding alpha/beta fold hydrolase, whose protein sequence is MTDSGSPTVVLVHGAFADASSYARVIPELIARGLDVVAPAVPNRSLLGDADYIATLVRRIPGPVVLVGHSYGGAVITVAGAEDNVRALVYLAGYALEEGESLGELQGRFPDSDLAKALVYAPFPVEGSSTPGTDVSVEIDRFPAIFAADVDPRLASVLAVSQRPLAAQAFSEKAPVAAWKTKPSWGLVASSDHTINPDVERYGYRRAGMTTIEVDSSHLVMLAHPRRVTELIVEAVRATAR, encoded by the coding sequence ATGACCGATTCCGGCAGCCCGACCGTCGTCCTGGTCCACGGTGCTTTCGCCGACGCGTCGAGCTACGCCCGTGTCATCCCCGAACTGATCGCCCGCGGCCTGGACGTGGTGGCCCCCGCGGTGCCCAACCGCAGCCTGCTCGGTGACGCCGACTACATCGCCACGCTCGTCCGCCGGATACCGGGCCCGGTCGTCCTGGTGGGCCACTCCTACGGTGGTGCGGTCATCACCGTCGCCGGCGCGGAGGACAACGTCCGGGCACTCGTGTACCTGGCCGGCTACGCGCTGGAGGAGGGCGAGAGCCTGGGCGAACTCCAGGGGCGGTTCCCCGATTCCGACCTGGCCAAGGCGCTCGTATACGCCCCGTTCCCGGTCGAGGGCTCGTCCACGCCCGGCACCGACGTGTCGGTCGAGATCGACAGGTTCCCGGCCATCTTCGCAGCGGATGTCGACCCCCGCCTCGCCTCCGTCCTCGCCGTCTCCCAACGCCCGCTGGCAGCACAGGCGTTCAGCGAGAAGGCGCCGGTGGCGGCCTGGAAGACCAAGCCCTCCTGGGGTCTGGTCGCCTCCTCCGACCACACCATCAACCCCGATGTGGAGCGCTACGGCTACCGGCGGGCCGGTATGACCACGATCGAGGTCGACTCCTCGCACCTGGTGATGCTCGCCCATCCCCGGCGTGTCACCGAGTTGATCGTCGAGGCGGTCCGGGCCACCGCTCGGTAG
- a CDS encoding polysaccharide deacetylase family protein yields MARRGGRGWYGRVLAAAVGVTAVATATSMWTAQAGPADEPGARTDVLVRPSAPNAPGRGAAGAPVSADIVHASDRGTHGVNITIDDGPDPVWTPQVLKVLRDNGVKATFCMVGTQAEAHPDLVKAVVAAGHRLCDHTVSHDTTMNTKSEAYQSQQILDAERSITKASGGVRPQYYRAPGGAFTPYSRHLAASHGMRPLGWNVDSKDFERPGTAAIMATVKSEIHNGPTLLFHDAGGDRSQTVAALRQLLPWLKQQGYSFGYPVR; encoded by the coding sequence ATGGCGCGGCGTGGCGGACGGGGATGGTACGGGCGGGTGCTCGCGGCGGCGGTCGGTGTGACGGCGGTGGCCACCGCCACTTCGATGTGGACCGCGCAGGCCGGCCCCGCCGACGAACCCGGCGCGCGAACGGACGTCCTGGTGCGCCCCTCCGCGCCGAACGCCCCGGGCCGGGGCGCCGCGGGGGCGCCGGTGTCCGCGGACATCGTCCACGCCTCCGACCGGGGCACCCACGGGGTCAACATCACCATCGACGACGGGCCGGACCCCGTGTGGACTCCGCAGGTGCTCAAGGTGCTGCGGGACAACGGCGTGAAGGCCACGTTCTGCATGGTGGGCACGCAGGCCGAGGCGCACCCTGACCTGGTCAAGGCGGTGGTGGCGGCCGGGCACCGGTTGTGTGACCACACGGTCTCCCACGACACCACCATGAACACCAAGTCCGAGGCCTACCAGTCGCAGCAGATCCTGGACGCCGAACGCTCGATCACCAAGGCGTCGGGGGGCGTTCGGCCGCAGTACTACCGAGCCCCGGGCGGCGCCTTCACGCCCTACAGCCGCCACCTCGCCGCATCCCACGGAATGCGGCCGCTGGGCTGGAACGTCGACTCCAAGGACTTCGAGCGTCCCGGCACCGCCGCCATCATGGCCACCGTCAAAAGCGAGATCCACAACGGTCCGACCCTCCTCTTCCACGACGCGGGCGGGGACCGCTCCCAGACCGTGGCCGCCCTGCGCCAGCTCCTGCCGTGGCTCAAGCAGCAGGGGTACTCCTTCGGCTACCCCGTCCGCTGA
- a CDS encoding DUF1330 domain-containing protein, giving the protein MTAYAIAHLQEAAPHPEIAEYIERITATFAPYGGRFLVHATQHEVKEGSWPGHVVVISFPGLAEARAWWDSPAYQEIAPLRSRHIDGDIILVDGVSDTYDPAGTARTMREAMRTP; this is encoded by the coding sequence ATGACCGCCTACGCCATAGCCCACCTGCAGGAAGCCGCCCCGCACCCGGAGATCGCCGAGTACATCGAGCGCATCACCGCCACCTTCGCCCCTTACGGCGGCCGGTTCCTCGTACACGCCACACAGCACGAGGTGAAAGAGGGCAGCTGGCCCGGACATGTGGTCGTCATCAGTTTTCCCGGCCTCGCCGAGGCCCGGGCCTGGTGGGACTCCCCCGCGTACCAGGAGATCGCACCGCTGCGCTCCCGGCACATCGACGGCGACATCATCCTGGTCGACGGCGTCAGTGACACCTACGACCCCGCCGGCACCGCACGGACGATGCGGGAAGCCATGCGCACCCCCTGA
- a CDS encoding NmrA/HSCARG family protein produces MVDEPILVLAATGGQGRAVTEALLARGAGVRALVRDPARGAARELADRGAEVVAGSLSDRVSLAAAMRGVAAVFAFTTPFEAGPEAEVAQGRAILAAAHEQRVPHLVFSSVAGADQESGVPHFDSKARIEAELVSGDVPYTILGPTYFYDNALGGAERILGGALDLPLPSDRPLQQLDRADLGAFAAEVLLNPGPYAGHRIELASDAPTPADMAAALGTALGRQVRHVPVPLAAVGDPDMHAMWTFLNGPGYQVDIPALHDAHPGISWTGFTDWARRTFAGAR; encoded by the coding sequence ATGGTCGACGAGCCGATCCTGGTGCTTGCCGCGACCGGTGGCCAGGGCAGGGCGGTGACCGAGGCCCTGCTCGCCCGAGGGGCGGGGGTCCGGGCACTGGTTCGGGATCCCGCGCGCGGCGCCGCGCGGGAACTGGCCGACCGGGGCGCCGAAGTCGTGGCGGGGTCCCTGAGCGACCGTGTGTCACTCGCCGCGGCCATGCGCGGGGTGGCCGCGGTGTTCGCGTTCACCACTCCCTTCGAGGCCGGTCCGGAGGCCGAGGTGGCCCAGGGGCGGGCGATCCTGGCCGCCGCGCACGAGCAGCGCGTGCCGCATCTCGTGTTCAGCTCGGTGGCCGGGGCGGACCAGGAGAGCGGGGTGCCGCACTTCGACAGCAAGGCGCGCATCGAGGCCGAGCTGGTTTCGGGAGACGTGCCGTACACGATCCTCGGGCCGACATACTTCTACGACAACGCGCTGGGCGGAGCCGAGCGGATCCTCGGCGGGGCGCTCGACCTGCCGCTGCCGTCCGACCGGCCGTTGCAGCAGCTCGACCGCGCCGACCTCGGTGCCTTCGCGGCCGAAGTGCTGCTGAACCCCGGTCCGTACGCAGGGCACCGCATCGAGCTGGCCAGTGACGCCCCGACGCCCGCCGACATGGCGGCCGCGCTCGGTACGGCTCTGGGACGCCAAGTCCGCCATGTGCCGGTACCGCTGGCTGCGGTGGGCGATCCGGACATGCACGCGATGTGGACGTTCCTGAACGGGCCCGGCTACCAGGTCGACATCCCCGCCCTGCATGACGCCCATCCCGGCATCTCCTGGACCGGCTTCACCGACTGGGCGCGCCGCACGTTCGCGGGCGCCCGCTGA
- a CDS encoding DUF1206 domain-containing protein, with product MNTSAMAHTRRMRAGGEVGSLTQAAARAGLTARGVIYVLVGVLALRIAFGDGSRQADRSGALAEIAQEPFGAVLLWALGIGLVGMAVWRLSEAVFGAVGPDGRKVRKRLLALVRCVFYAFVAYSVLSFATGSGTGGSSSDEQSRDVTARALGVPAGQWIVGAVAVGIVVAGVWIGVRAVRRKYHKDLRLGEMSPGLRRLVDIAGVGGGAARGLVFAAAGAFALRAAVDYRPDRAKGLDDTLRSFAETPFGPWLLVLVAAGVVLFGLFSFALARWRRV from the coding sequence ATGAACACGAGTGCCATGGCTCATACCCGGCGGATGCGGGCCGGGGGCGAGGTCGGCTCACTGACGCAGGCCGCTGCCCGGGCGGGGCTGACCGCCCGCGGAGTGATCTACGTGCTGGTCGGCGTGCTCGCGCTGCGGATCGCGTTCGGCGACGGCAGCCGGCAGGCCGACCGCAGCGGTGCGCTCGCCGAGATCGCGCAGGAGCCGTTCGGTGCCGTACTGCTGTGGGCGCTGGGCATCGGGCTCGTGGGCATGGCCGTGTGGCGGTTGTCCGAGGCGGTGTTCGGCGCCGTCGGGCCGGACGGCCGCAAGGTGAGGAAACGGCTGCTGGCGCTGGTCCGGTGCGTGTTCTACGCGTTCGTCGCCTACTCCGTGCTGTCGTTCGCGACCGGTTCCGGCACGGGTGGCTCATCCAGCGACGAGCAGTCCCGGGATGTCACGGCGAGGGCTCTGGGGGTGCCCGCCGGTCAGTGGATCGTGGGCGCCGTCGCGGTCGGCATCGTCGTGGCGGGGGTCTGGATCGGGGTCCGGGCCGTCCGGCGCAAGTACCACAAGGACCTCAGGCTCGGCGAGATGTCCCCGGGCCTGAGGCGACTGGTGGACATCGCCGGCGTGGGCGGAGGCGCGGCGCGCGGACTGGTGTTCGCCGCGGCGGGGGCCTTCGCGCTCCGCGCCGCGGTCGATTACCGGCCCGACCGGGCCAAGGGGCTGGACGACACACTGCGGTCGTTCGCCGAGACCCCGTTCGGTCCGTGGCTGCTGGTACTCGTGGCCGCCGGGGTCGTGCTGTTCGGCCTCTTCTCCTTCGCGCTGGCGCGCTGGCGCAGGGTCTGA
- a CDS encoding antibiotic biosynthesis monooxygenase family protein, with translation MSVVKINVLTVPAEQRETLEKRFASRAHAVESSDGFEWFELLRPVEGTDNYLVYTRWRDEESFQAWMEGPMKAAHQGGDAAGGERPRPAASGSTLWSFEVVQQAAPKSA, from the coding sequence ATGAGCGTAGTCAAGATCAACGTACTGACCGTCCCCGCGGAGCAGCGGGAGACGCTGGAGAAGCGCTTCGCCTCCCGGGCCCACGCCGTGGAGAGTTCCGACGGGTTCGAGTGGTTCGAGCTCCTCAGGCCGGTCGAAGGCACCGACAACTACCTCGTCTACACCCGGTGGCGGGACGAGGAGTCGTTCCAGGCCTGGATGGAGGGCCCCATGAAGGCGGCCCACCAGGGCGGTGACGCGGCAGGGGGCGAACGCCCCAGGCCGGCGGCGAGCGGGTCCACGCTGTGGTCCTTCGAGGTCGTGCAGCAGGCGGCGCCCAAGAGCGCGTAG